The Chryseolinea soli genome contains a region encoding:
- a CDS encoding RNA polymerase sigma factor — translation MEELENRFSSKALEDFKLIDMAVGGDDKAYAKLLQRYKRPVYHMILKMVRNVDDAEDLTIESFAKSFRSLHRFKKDFTFSTWLFRIATNNTIDFIRKKKLNTLSIENTFTDDDGQSVSIDVEDENLDPQEEAIKAQKAELIQIFVDKLPGKYQKLVRLRYFHELSYEEIAEELDAPLGTVKAQLHRARELMFDMVKNKRDHI, via the coding sequence ATGGAAGAATTAGAAAATAGGTTTTCATCTAAGGCACTCGAGGATTTCAAGCTGATAGACATGGCGGTGGGGGGTGACGATAAAGCCTACGCTAAATTGTTACAACGCTACAAACGCCCTGTGTACCACATGATCCTGAAAATGGTACGCAACGTCGACGATGCCGAAGACCTGACCATCGAATCGTTTGCCAAGTCGTTTCGCAGCCTGCACCGCTTCAAGAAGGATTTCACGTTCAGCACGTGGCTGTTTCGCATTGCCACCAACAACACCATCGACTTCATCCGCAAGAAAAAACTCAACACGCTCAGCATCGAAAATACCTTCACCGACGACGACGGCCAATCCGTTTCCATCGATGTGGAAGACGAAAACCTGGATCCACAGGAAGAGGCCATCAAGGCCCAGAAAGCCGAACTGATCCAGATCTTCGTAGACAAGCTGCCCGGTAAATACCAAAAGCTGGTACGGCTCCGCTATTTCCACGAACTGTCGTACGAAGAAATTGCCGAAGAATTGGACGCCCCGCTGGGTACGGTAAAGGCCCAGCTTCACCGCGCCCGCGAGTTGATGTTCGACATGGTGAAGAACAAAAGGGATCACATCTAA
- a CDS encoding transporter: MKRIFTILLLSSLGCLHLQAQTINDGFMMPKKTLCTGLLYTHDQWTKYWEGTLKRENGNIGTITTQSVMWMGTYGITDKLNVIAMLPYVKTKASMGTLHSMEGIQDITVALKYNFFAHKTEKFNLRFFGVGAFSTPLTDYTPDFLPLSLGLASTTGSARLTGYFALSQGWFINASGAYTLRSNVTLDRPSYYDDGQLYNTDEVKMPNVFDYSVSIGYRAHGLQAQLDFMRQNTLGGVDIRRQDMPFVSNRMNYSKGGALVMYYLPQPRGLAVRGAVTYTLDGRNVGQSTTLMGGLMYTFIFKKNETTTDVYEN; this comes from the coding sequence ATGAAGAGAATTTTTACAATTTTACTATTGTCGAGCCTGGGGTGCCTACACCTGCAGGCGCAGACGATAAACGATGGGTTTATGATGCCAAAGAAGACATTGTGTACGGGCCTTCTCTATACCCACGATCAGTGGACCAAGTATTGGGAGGGGACATTGAAGCGTGAAAATGGAAACATCGGCACCATCACCACCCAAAGCGTAATGTGGATGGGCACCTACGGCATTACCGACAAATTGAATGTCATTGCCATGTTGCCTTATGTGAAGACCAAGGCCAGCATGGGTACACTCCACTCCATGGAAGGCATACAAGACATCACCGTGGCGTTGAAGTATAACTTCTTTGCACACAAGACGGAGAAATTCAACCTCCGTTTCTTTGGTGTGGGTGCCTTCTCTACACCCCTAACAGACTACACGCCCGACTTCCTGCCCTTGTCGCTTGGCTTGGCCAGCACCACGGGATCGGCAAGACTCACGGGATACTTTGCGCTTTCGCAAGGATGGTTTATCAATGCTTCCGGAGCCTACACGCTCCGTTCGAACGTTACGCTGGATCGCCCGTCTTACTACGACGACGGTCAGCTGTACAACACCGATGAAGTGAAGATGCCGAACGTGTTTGATTACAGCGTCAGCATCGGATATCGCGCGCATGGATTGCAGGCACAACTTGACTTCATGCGACAAAATACTTTAGGAGGTGTTGACATTCGTCGCCAGGATATGCCCTTTGTTTCCAACCGTATGAACTACAGCAAGGGTGGAGCGCTCGTCATGTACTACCTGCCCCAACCCCGCGGCCTGGCCGTGAGAGGCGCAGTGACGTATACCCTGGACGGCCGCAATGTTGGTCAGTCCACCACGCTGATGGGCGGCTTAATGTACACTTTCATCTTCAAGAAAAACGAGACTACTACCGACGTATATGAGAACTAA
- the rsmG gene encoding 16S rRNA (guanine(527)-N(7))-methyltransferase RsmG, with protein MPSADIIFHYFPDLTEKQKTQFTKLFPLYQEWNDKINVVSRKDIDNLYVNHVLHSLGIAKVNTFKPGASVLDVGTGGGFPGIPLAILFPETQFHLVDSIGKKITVVNAVAEGLGLKNVKAEQVRAEQIKGEYDFIVSRAVTRLKEFYGWINKKVKKQSVHDLYNGILYLKGGDLEEELGELHRPYQLFDLPDYFKEEFFETKKVVYVPL; from the coding sequence TTGCCATCCGCCGACATTATATTCCACTATTTTCCGGACCTCACGGAAAAACAAAAAACACAGTTCACCAAACTGTTCCCACTCTACCAGGAATGGAACGACAAGATCAACGTCGTTTCCCGCAAGGACATCGACAACCTGTACGTCAATCACGTGCTCCACTCGCTGGGCATTGCCAAGGTGAACACGTTTAAACCCGGCGCTTCCGTGCTGGATGTCGGCACCGGTGGAGGCTTTCCCGGCATACCACTGGCCATCCTTTTCCCGGAAACGCAATTTCATTTGGTGGACTCCATTGGCAAGAAGATCACGGTTGTGAATGCCGTGGCCGAAGGTTTGGGACTGAAAAACGTGAAAGCGGAACAAGTCCGTGCAGAGCAGATCAAGGGCGAATATGATTTTATTGTGAGCCGGGCCGTCACGCGATTGAAGGAGTTTTATGGGTGGATCAATAAAAAAGTGAAGAAGCAATCGGTTCACGACCTCTACAACGGCATTCTCTATTTAAAGGGCGGCGATCTGGAGGAGGAGTTGGGTGAACTGCACAGACCCTACCAGCTTTTTGACTTGCCGGATTATTTCAAGGAGGAATTTTTTGAAACCAAGAAAGTGGTTTACGTGCCGCTTTAA
- a CDS encoding RsmB/NOP family class I SAM-dependent RNA methyltransferase produces MKLYVNLARAVVQALEMIFENDKYADKVIEKVLKQNPKWGARDRRFIAETTYDIVRWYRFLQNITEAEEGDYWKLLGGWCVLHNIPLPDWDEFKGLNEKRIHERDMKMRAIRRFRESIPDWLDSLGETELGERRWEEELKALNEEAYVVLRANTLKISAEDLQRELADSDIETDLLEDFPEGLVLAERQNVFRHPAFKEGFFEVQDAASQFIAPFLRVEPGMRVIDACAGAGGKTLHLAALMKNKGRIIAMDVEAWKLEELQKRARRAGVSNLETRFIESSKTIKRLDNSADRLLLDVPCSGLGVLKRNPDAKWKLSPQFIDEVKTLQLHILEDYGTMLKPGGMMVYSTCSILPSENEKQVEAFITKHGDKYEFVEQKHSWPSEGFDGFYMALIKKK; encoded by the coding sequence ATGAAGCTTTATGTAAACCTCGCCCGCGCCGTCGTACAGGCCCTGGAAATGATCTTCGAGAACGATAAGTACGCCGACAAGGTCATCGAAAAAGTGCTGAAACAAAATCCCAAGTGGGGCGCCCGCGACCGCCGCTTCATCGCCGAAACTACTTACGACATCGTGCGCTGGTACCGCTTCCTGCAAAACATCACCGAAGCCGAAGAAGGCGACTACTGGAAACTGCTGGGTGGCTGGTGCGTCCTCCACAACATTCCCCTCCCCGACTGGGACGAATTCAAGGGCCTGAACGAAAAACGCATCCACGAACGCGACATGAAAATGCGCGCCATCCGCCGCTTCCGCGAATCCATACCCGATTGGCTCGACTCCCTGGGAGAAACCGAGCTGGGCGAACGCCGCTGGGAGGAAGAATTGAAAGCCCTCAACGAAGAGGCCTACGTGGTGCTGCGCGCCAACACGCTGAAGATCTCCGCCGAAGATCTGCAACGCGAGCTCGCCGACAGCGATATTGAGACCGATCTGTTGGAAGATTTCCCCGAAGGCCTGGTATTGGCCGAACGCCAGAACGTCTTTCGTCATCCCGCCTTCAAGGAGGGATTTTTTGAAGTGCAGGATGCCGCCTCACAGTTCATCGCACCCTTTCTCCGCGTAGAGCCGGGCATGCGCGTGATCGACGCCTGTGCCGGTGCCGGTGGCAAGACGTTGCACCTCGCGGCCCTCATGAAAAATAAAGGACGCATCATCGCCATGGATGTGGAAGCCTGGAAACTCGAGGAACTTCAGAAACGCGCGCGCCGGGCTGGCGTGAGTAACCTGGAGACACGATTTATCGAATCGTCGAAAACGATTAAACGGTTGGACAATTCGGCCGACCGTTTGTTGCTGGATGTGCCTTGCTCCGGGCTCGGTGTATTGAAGCGGAATCCGGATGCCAAGTGGAAATTATCACCCCAGTTTATCGACGAGGTCAAAACGTTGCAGCTTCATATTTTAGAAGACTACGGAACGATGCTGAAACCCGGCGGGATGATGGTGTACTCCACGTGTAGCATTTTGCCATCCGAGAATGAAAAACAAGTAGAAGCCTTTATCACGAAACACGGCGACAAATACGAATTTGTGGAACAGAAACACAGTTGGCCGTCGGAGGGATTTGACGGGTTTTATATGGCCCTGATCAAGAAAAAATAG
- a CDS encoding Gfo/Idh/MocA family protein gives MKSIDESTKTSRRDFVKQSTLLAGGLLAAPLMSKAGYFHSVDDTIKIALVGCGGRGTGAAMQALLTKQNVKLVAMADAFRDRLDDCYKLLSDPNNEEGNVSAKVNVPEDAKFVGFDAYTKAIALADVVILTTPPGFRPIHFAEAIRAGKHVFMEKPIATDPAGVKSVIETALLAKAKKLNVVVGLQRHYQNSYRELYKRVKDGMIGEITSGQVWWNNDGVWVKMREPSQTEMEYQMRNWYYFNWLCGDHINEQHIHNIDVMNWFKGAYPVKAQGMGGRQVRTGKEYGEIYDHHFVEFHYADGTILNSQCRHQKGTYAIVDEMLVGTKGVVKCGDAQIIKKGKVAYQYDKKLENNPYQTEHDELFAAIAKGEFKFEDADRVARSTMTSILGRMATYSGEVVEWDKALNSGISIMPTRFAWDATPPTLPDANGFYPIATPGTTKFFS, from the coding sequence ATGAAATCAATCGATGAATCCACAAAAACCTCGCGCAGGGATTTTGTGAAACAGTCCACGCTTCTCGCCGGCGGTTTGCTGGCGGCTCCCCTCATGTCGAAAGCCGGATATTTTCATTCCGTTGACGATACCATCAAGATCGCCCTGGTTGGCTGCGGTGGCCGTGGCACCGGTGCCGCCATGCAGGCATTGCTCACCAAACAAAATGTGAAGCTTGTGGCGATGGCCGACGCCTTCCGCGACCGTCTCGACGATTGCTACAAATTGCTTTCCGATCCCAACAACGAAGAAGGCAATGTGAGCGCCAAGGTGAACGTACCCGAAGATGCAAAATTTGTCGGCTTCGATGCCTATACCAAAGCGATCGCCTTAGCGGATGTGGTGATCCTTACCACACCTCCCGGTTTCCGCCCCATCCATTTTGCGGAAGCGATCCGCGCAGGCAAGCATGTGTTTATGGAAAAACCAATTGCCACAGACCCCGCAGGTGTGAAGTCGGTGATTGAAACTGCACTACTTGCCAAAGCAAAAAAATTGAATGTGGTGGTAGGGTTGCAGCGTCACTATCAAAACTCGTATCGCGAATTATATAAGCGTGTTAAAGACGGCATGATCGGCGAGATCACCTCCGGCCAGGTGTGGTGGAACAACGACGGTGTGTGGGTGAAGATGCGCGAGCCTTCTCAAACCGAAATGGAATACCAGATGCGCAACTGGTACTACTTCAACTGGCTGTGTGGCGATCACATCAACGAGCAACACATCCACAACATCGACGTGATGAACTGGTTCAAAGGAGCCTATCCTGTAAAAGCCCAAGGCATGGGTGGACGCCAGGTTCGCACGGGCAAGGAGTATGGTGAAATTTACGATCACCACTTTGTTGAATTCCACTATGCCGACGGCACCATCCTGAATAGCCAGTGCCGCCACCAAAAAGGAACCTACGCCATCGTAGACGAAATGCTGGTGGGCACAAAAGGTGTGGTGAAGTGCGGCGATGCACAGATCATCAAGAAGGGAAAAGTAGCCTATCAATACGACAAAAAGTTGGAGAACAATCCCTATCAAACCGAACACGACGAACTCTTTGCCGCCATCGCCAAAGGGGAATTCAAATTTGAAGACGCCGACCGCGTAGCCCGGTCCACCATGACGTCCATCCTGGGCCGCATGGCTACCTATTCCGGTGAAGTCGTGGAGTGGGACAAGGCCCTCAACTCGGGCATCAGCATCATGCCGACCCGTTTTGCGTGGGATGCCACTCCTCCCACCTTACCGGACGCCAACGGTTTCTACCCTATTGCCACCCCGGGCACCACGAAGTTCTTTTCGTAG
- a CDS encoding phosphatase PAP2 family protein → MRTKFYTRFILAAIACLVFATSCDKSITLTEQLTPLKPADNDADAGNWSMVLMTSPSQVAVAAPAAVTSDAYLAELASLKDIQSKLNQNQRNAIDYWSGGGVLRWNQIFRELVARYNLPPSPNADGSYPVPDAENPFANPQFPFSNPPYASRSYAYVSATIYDALKAAWYYKYLYNRAAPYQTDSGVTALVPQSDLPAYPSEDAVMSGAAAEMLKVLFPAAVEEITLKAGEQRNAALWAGKATSSDIAAGLALGKSVAELFKARAANDGMKTAGGNKALWEALKDNATTRGDVAWASLETPPRPPMLPFFYKVTPFKMTYDNIVALRPGPPPVAFSTEMNGEVEEVKWYSTNLTRERLAIVHKWADGVGTYTPAGHWNDIAAEHIRDANYSEVRAARAFALLNMTMHNAAVACWDTKFFYFNARPCQLDNSIKTGTGVPNFPAYVSGHSTFSASGAAILSYLFPDHAGDFEAYANEASMSRLYAGIHYRSDCTGGLTLGKSVGNFLVDNFAKGDGAD, encoded by the coding sequence ATGAGAACTAAATTTTATACAAGATTTATACTGGCAGCAATAGCCTGTCTGGTGTTTGCGACCAGCTGTGATAAAAGCATCACCCTTACCGAACAACTCACGCCCCTGAAACCGGCGGACAATGATGCCGATGCCGGCAATTGGTCGATGGTGCTGATGACCAGCCCCTCCCAGGTTGCTGTGGCAGCGCCCGCCGCGGTAACATCCGACGCTTACCTGGCCGAGTTGGCATCGCTGAAAGATATCCAAAGCAAGCTCAACCAAAACCAACGCAATGCCATCGACTATTGGAGTGGCGGTGGTGTGCTGCGCTGGAACCAGATCTTCCGCGAACTGGTTGCCCGCTACAATCTTCCTCCCTCGCCGAATGCTGATGGAAGCTATCCCGTACCGGATGCGGAGAACCCTTTTGCCAATCCTCAGTTCCCGTTCTCCAATCCTCCATATGCATCGCGTTCGTATGCGTATGTGAGCGCAACGATCTATGATGCACTGAAAGCAGCGTGGTATTACAAATATCTCTACAACCGAGCTGCACCTTACCAAACGGACAGTGGCGTAACGGCGCTGGTGCCGCAATCCGATTTGCCTGCCTATCCTTCGGAAGACGCCGTGATGTCGGGCGCGGCTGCGGAAATGTTGAAAGTGCTTTTCCCTGCTGCCGTAGAGGAAATTACATTGAAGGCCGGCGAGCAACGCAACGCTGCGTTGTGGGCGGGCAAAGCAACATCGAGCGATATTGCTGCTGGATTGGCACTGGGTAAATCCGTGGCCGAGCTTTTTAAAGCACGTGCGGCAAACGACGGTATGAAAACCGCCGGTGGCAACAAGGCATTATGGGAAGCCCTGAAAGATAATGCAACAACGCGTGGCGATGTGGCCTGGGCCAGTCTGGAGACGCCTCCGCGCCCGCCCATGCTTCCATTCTTCTATAAGGTGACACCTTTCAAAATGACCTATGACAATATTGTAGCACTGCGTCCCGGACCACCTCCGGTTGCCTTCAGCACAGAAATGAATGGCGAAGTAGAAGAGGTGAAATGGTACTCCACCAACCTGACGCGCGAACGCCTGGCTATCGTACATAAGTGGGCTGATGGCGTGGGCACCTACACACCTGCCGGACACTGGAACGACATTGCCGCTGAACATATCCGCGACGCAAATTATAGCGAAGTGCGCGCTGCCCGTGCCTTTGCCCTGTTGAACATGACCATGCACAACGCAGCCGTTGCTTGTTGGGATACGAAGTTTTTCTATTTCAACGCACGTCCTTGTCAGCTTGACAATTCAATTAAGACGGGAACCGGGGTGCCGAATTTCCCGGCGTATGTGTCGGGTCACTCTACGTTCTCCGCTTCGGGTGCGGCAATATTGTCCTACCTGTTCCCGGATCATGCCGGTGACTTCGAAGCGTACGCTAACGAGGCTTCGATGTCGCGTTTGTATGCCGGTATTCACTATCGCTCGGATTGCACCGGTGGTCTTACCTTAGGAAAATCGGTCGGTAATTTCCTCGTTGACAATTTCGCAAAAGGCGACGGCGCGGATTGA
- a CDS encoding formylglycine-generating enzyme family protein: protein MRSFAFICLLSFLIIPAFAQSLETYEQPVPGTTVNFKMVPIPAGSFLMGSPSSETGRDNDEGPQKSIEISAFWMAEHEVTFAEWDAFFKNMDVPQTKAIAVDAISRPTAQYIDLTWGMGRDAKQPSNSMSQSAAIMYCKWLYSQTGIFYRLPTEAEWEYACRAGTTTAYPFGDDPGALRDYAYFKDNSGDKFHKVAQLKPNAWGLYDMLGNLTEWTLDQYDDNTYKKLEDHAKDPVKDPGSRYPRVTRGGSYLAPAKESRCANRISSLADWNKRDPQVPKSRWWLTDGKSIGFRVVRPAVAPSKEAIEQFYVSYLK, encoded by the coding sequence GTGAGATCTTTCGCTTTCATTTGTCTTCTGTCATTTCTGATTATTCCCGCCTTCGCACAATCCCTGGAGACCTATGAACAGCCCGTGCCGGGCACCACGGTTAATTTCAAAATGGTGCCCATTCCGGCGGGGTCTTTTCTGATGGGCTCCCCCTCTAGCGAGACCGGACGCGACAATGACGAAGGGCCGCAAAAAAGCATTGAAATCTCCGCATTCTGGATGGCCGAACACGAAGTGACCTTTGCCGAGTGGGACGCTTTCTTTAAAAACATGGACGTCCCCCAAACCAAAGCCATCGCCGTAGACGCCATCTCGAGACCGACCGCCCAATACATTGATCTCACCTGGGGTATGGGGCGCGACGCCAAGCAACCTTCCAACAGCATGAGCCAGTCTGCCGCCATCATGTACTGCAAATGGCTGTACAGTCAGACCGGCATTTTCTACCGGTTGCCTACCGAAGCCGAATGGGAATACGCCTGTCGTGCAGGAACCACCACCGCCTATCCCTTTGGCGACGACCCCGGCGCGCTGCGGGACTACGCTTACTTCAAAGACAACAGCGGCGACAAATTTCACAAAGTGGCTCAACTGAAGCCCAACGCCTGGGGCCTGTATGACATGCTGGGTAACCTCACGGAATGGACCTTGGATCAATATGACGACAACACCTATAAAAAATTAGAAGACCACGCGAAAGATCCCGTAAAGGATCCCGGCTCCCGCTATCCACGGGTAACACGCGGCGGGTCTTACCTGGCGCCTGCAAAAGAATCGCGCTGCGCCAACCGCATTTCGTCACTGGCCGATTGGAACAAGCGCGATCCGCAAGTACCAAAAAGCCGCTGGTGGCTCACCGATGGCAAGTCCATCGGCTTCCGCGTGGTACGTCCTGCAGTAGCTCCTTCGAAAGAAGCGATCGAACAATTTTATGTCAGCTATTTAAAATGA
- a CDS encoding lysophospholipid acyltransferase family protein — protein MKIIRSILLGLYAFWVFLVFTSSMLFFLPGLVLPFLFGRKVSWIGYSFLWIWSWVFSMLTFIRYDFYGQENFRKGQAYIYVSNHTSFLDLPGIRMIIPGEFRPLAKKELLKIPVFGWIARGATVIVDRSSGESRKRSMDKLKRILLDGVSILLFAEGTQNRTKELLQPFKEGAFRIAIDTQQPILPMVVVGAGPLMPPGTIRMKPGRIRIYVAPEIKTEGLTSSDLSALRQQTFDVMKAMIEKSLAERKS, from the coding sequence TTGAAAATCATCCGTTCTATCCTGCTTGGGCTGTATGCCTTTTGGGTATTCCTCGTGTTTACTTCCTCCATGCTCTTTTTCCTGCCGGGATTGGTGTTGCCGTTTCTGTTTGGAAGAAAGGTCAGTTGGATCGGCTACTCGTTCCTGTGGATCTGGTCGTGGGTGTTCAGCATGCTTACGTTCATCCGCTATGATTTTTATGGTCAGGAAAATTTCCGGAAGGGACAGGCCTACATCTATGTGAGCAATCACACCTCGTTCCTCGATCTTCCCGGCATTCGCATGATCATTCCGGGCGAGTTTCGCCCCCTGGCAAAAAAAGAGTTGCTAAAGATCCCGGTGTTTGGCTGGATCGCACGCGGCGCCACTGTCATTGTCGATCGCTCCAGCGGTGAGAGCCGCAAGCGAAGTATGGATAAATTGAAACGGATCTTGCTCGACGGCGTCTCCATTCTCCTATTTGCCGAGGGTACACAGAACAGGACAAAGGAACTTCTTCAACCCTTCAAAGAAGGCGCCTTTCGCATTGCCATCGACACCCAACAGCCCATCCTCCCCATGGTTGTGGTGGGCGCAGGCCCGCTCATGCCGCCCGGCACCATACGCATGAAACCCGGACGCATCCGCATCTATGTTGCTCCAGAAATTAAAACGGAAGGATTGACCAGCAGCGATCTTTCGGCTTTGCGCCAACAAACTTTCGATGTGATGAAGGCCATGATCGAGAAATCATTGGCGGAGAGAAAATCATAG